In Patescibacteria group bacterium, the genomic window TTAGTACCATGCCAGACGCGTTTGGCGTGGGATGTTGATATACGGGGTATGAAAATATTTCGTGCGAAAGCAATTAAGCAGAAAGAGACGATTGGGGAAATACTTATGCGTGCGCGGGAAAGGGCGCATCTCACGCGCGCGCAAGCAGCCCTTGCGGTGGGCGTGCAAGAGCATTATCTGGTGGCGCTTGAAGAGAACCGATGGCACGACCTTCCAGGAGTCCTTTATGTGCGGCGTTACCTTGAGCAATATGCGAAGTATTTAGGGGTGGTACCCAAGACGCTTCTGGCACAATTAAAAACTCAGCTCATCCATGACCATTGGAGCAGTGCGCCCAAACCTCAAAGCTGTACCCGCGCGCATTTAGTCGTGTGGCCGCAGCGGCTGCGGCGCATCGCTATGGCCGCAGTACTCCTTGCCATAGTCGGGTACCTCGGCATGCAGTTGATAGCACTCACCAACCCGCCTCCGCTTGCCGTTGATTATCCGCCTGACGGATTCGTCACTCATCTTGAATCCATCACCGTATCAGGCAGCACGGAACCAGAAGCGCGTCTCATGGTTAATAATGAGGCGGTCACGGTGCGCGCTGACGGGACTTTTTCTGTTTCCCTTACTCTCGCGAAAGGGGTAAACTATATACATCTTTCGGTGGCACGGCGTTTTGGCAGGGAGAGGATTTTGGAACGCCGTGTCGTGCGCGATGGCGCCACAGGAATGAGAGTACGCCAAAGTGCGGCGCCATAATTCTTGAAACATACCTTATTATAATTTTCAGTGTCTATGCCTAAAATAAAAACTTCAAGTACTGACCGGTCTAAGGGCGCGGAAGCGGCGATCCATGAGATAAAAGAACGGTTTGGCGAGGGTGCGATAATGCGTTTTGGCGAGGCGCGCGCCAAGGAAGTGCCGGCAGTGTCCACCGATTGCCTTTCATTGGATATTGCGCTGGGGGTGGGCGGCGTGCCGCGCGGAAGAATTATCGAAATTTTTGGGCCCGAAGCTTCAGGCAAGACGACGCTGGCTCAGCATATCGTGGCAGAGGTGCAGCGGTTAGGCGGTATTGCCGCTTTTGTGGATGCGGAGCATGCGCTCGACCCAGAATATGCGCGCAAAATCGGAGTAAACGTGGACGAACTCTTAATTTCCCAGCCTGACACCGGCGAGCAAGCGCTTGATATCGTGGAAACGCTCGTGCGCTCGAATTCCGTGGACATCATAGTGATCGATTCTGTCGCGGCGCTCACGCCCAAGGCGGAAATCGAAGGAGAGATGGGCCAACAGCATATGGGACTGCAGGCGCGGCTTATGTCCCAGGCTTTGAGGAAGCTCACGGCGATTGTGTCAAAGTCAAACACGATCGTCATTTTTATCAACCAAATCCGTTTGAAGATAGGCGTATTTTTCGGCAATCCCGAAACCACGACCGGCGGGACTGCGCTTAAATTTTATTCTTCCGTGCGCATCGAGGTGCGGCGTTCTGCGCAGCTCAAGTCTCAAGAGCGCATCATAGGCCATCGCACGAAAGCGAAGGTGGTGAAAAATAAAGTGGCTGCCCCTTTCCGAACTTGCGAGTTTGACATCATGTTTAATGAAGGGATTTCGATCGCAGGAGACACGCTCGATACCGGGCTCCAATTCGGCGTGGTCGAGAAATCAGGCAATTCTTATGTATTCGGAGAAGAAAAGCTGGGGGTCGGTCACGAGGTCGCGCGGAAATTCTTGAAAGACCATCAGGAAATCCTGAAAGCGATTAAGGCGCGCGTGTGGGAAAAGGTGCGCGAGAAAGAGGCGGCAGAGGCGCAAGAAGGCATGACCGCAACCCCTGCGGGCGAGGAAGAGGAGGCGGGGAGGTAGTCGAGTTCAACTGTTTTTCAGTTTATCAGTTTTCAGTTAGAAAAAAATCGCCCCGCAAATGCGGGGCGGTATATATTTGCGCTTGTAGGGTTCAGGTGACCCGTTCGGTGTATTCTCCGGTATCGGTGTTGATGCGGATGAGGTCGCCTTCTTTTACGAAGAGCGGGGTGCGAATGGTGGCGCCGGTTTCGAGCGTCACTTCTTTGGTGACATTTCCTGACGCGGTGTCCCCTTTAACCGCGGCGTCGGCTTCCGTGACACGGAGGTCGATTTTTTTCGGGAGCTGGACCGAGATGGGCATTTCATCAAAACGGAGCACTTCCACCTCCTGTCCTTCTTTCAGAAAATTTTTCCCCTCGCCTATTTCTGACGCATTGATAAAAAATTGGTCATACGTTTCCTGATCCATGAAGTAGTATTGGCTGTCTTGCGCATAGAGAAAAGTAGCCTTTTTGCGGGTAATGTCAGCTTCTTCCACGCGTTCGCCGGGCTTGAAGCTGTATTCAATCACTTTGCCGGAGCGGAGATTTTTCAATTTGGTCTGCATGACAGGCTTGCGCTGCTGCATGCGCATGAAAGACGCATCCATGACAATGCAGGGCTCGCCTTGATAATTAAGGACTATTCCTTTTTTGATGTCATTGAGGGAGGATAATACTGCCATATAAAAATTCCGCGTAGATCAGCGTCATTATCTGTGTTGATCTGCTTCTATTAGTGTAGAAGCGGAAGGACGCAGATAGTAACGCAGAAGAACGCAGAAAGTAATTTACTTAGTAAACGCAAACAATCCCATGATGCGTGCGCGCTTTATGGCACGCGCTACTTTGCGCTGATGAGTGGCGCACAAGCCCGATTTGCGCTTTGGCACAATCTTCGCAAAGTGCGACACAAAACGCTGAAGGGTCATTGCATCCTTATAGGATACGCTGTGGAGATTGTTGATGCAGAAGTAGCAGTGTTTCTCTACTGGCTGCGATTGCTGGCTGGGAGAAGAGGTGAAGGGCATATCTTAGTGTAAATCCTAAATTCTAAGCTCTAAAGCCTAAACTCACGCCTGAGGCGGATCCGCCTCAGGCGGAAAATTCAAAATTCAAAATGATCGAAATTTCAAACGTTTTGGATTTTGAACATTTGGATTTGGTATTTGTTTAGGATTTAGGTTTTAAAGTTTATCAATCTAGAATGGTATTTCTTCAACATTGATCACTGGTTCTTGGGGGGCGGCAGCAGCGGGAGACTGGTCTTCGAGGGGCGATGCGGAGGGTGCCGCATTTGACGGGGTAGTCTGCCGGTCGAGCATGATAAGGTTTTCCGCAACTATTTCAGTGCGATAGCGTTTCTGTTTTTGCTGATCTTCCCATTGACGCGTCTGTATGCGGCCTTCCACATACACTTTCGATCCTTTGCGGAGATACTGCCCGCAAATTTCCGCAAGCTTCCTCCATGCGACAATATTATGGTATTCCACTTTTTCTTGGCGGTTGCCGCTCGGATCAGTCCATCGCAGGTTGGTGGCGACCGAAAAGGTGGTGACCGGCGTGCCATCAGGCGTGGTGCGCGCTTCAGGGTCGCGCGTAAGGTTGCCGATAAGGAGCGCTTTATTGAGGTTCATACCCGCTTAAATTTTGCACCTATTACAGTGCATTATATTATGATAAAAAACGCTTAGTTTATTTCATCAAACCTTTTCATTCTCGCAAAACTTAGGCGGGCATTATGCTATTTCTTCAGAAATGAGTTCTTCTAGTTTCTTGTCAAGTTCTTCAAAGCTCACTTTTTCCGTGATCTTGGAAGCGGTGGTTGGCACAGGCATAGGAGCAGTGAAGCGGTGAGGCCGCGTCCTCCGTTTCCCTTTCTTACCCATCGTATGCTCTTCTTGCACGATTTGGTAACGGGTGATGGCGGTTTCAAGCGAGAGTACCTCCTTCAGTTTTGGCAACACTGATGCTTCTGCCTCGAAAATGATATTACCGTAGTAGCCATGGCGCTGGTTTTGGATAGGATACGCGAGTTTCCGCCGCCCCAGATTTTCATCGCGGATAATAGTCGCGTTGATAGATTTGAGATAATCGCTTATTTTATTCTTCACTTCATCACTGGGCGTTTCTTCGGTTTGCGAAGGGAGAATATAGAGGAGATCGTAGCGCATAGTTTATCTAAAATTTCATAACGGAGACCTCCCCTCGCGTGTCCCCTCCTTAGTAAGGAGGGGATGGGGTGGTTTCCAAAATTTAAACAATATTCTTTTTTAAGAGGTTCTTTGATTACCCTATCATAATCGTTAAGATTGGTCAAACGCAATCACTCTGGTATACTTTTAATATGCCCCGTAATACAACATCCAAGAGGGAGGCAGGAGTCTTAAGAGTATGCAGGTAGGGTAGTAAGTGTAGCTAATGTCACAAGAAGAAAAGTAGAAAAGTTTATTGCGAGCCTCCCTCACCGATCGCCACACCCACGATAAACCTTGATATGCATTATTCTATGCCAGTCGCATTCATTTACCATAATCATCTAACGCCCTCCGTGTGTGGCGTTGGATGTTGATATACGGGGTGTGAAATACGCATTTTTTTTAGGAAATACACCCGCGCTGTCTCTGGCGGAGCTCTTTGCCGTGAGCGCGCGCTTAGGGGTGGATTTAAAAATTGTGCGATGGAGCAAGGAAGTGGCGCTCGGTGAGACTGCGAGCAATGTGAGTATGGATCAGCTGTTTCACGCGCTTGCGGGTTTGGTCAAAGTAGCAGAAATAACCAAGGCAGTTCCCGGCGCCCTTACGGCGGAGCAGGTACGATCCATGCTGCCCACTACGGGAAGGAAATTATTTTTTGGCTTATCCGCATACGTGCTCGAGCCTAGCGCCAGAGCAATAGATTGCCGCAAGCTTGGCCTCGGCGTCAAGCGCCTGCTTAGTGAAGAGGAGCGGAGCGCGCGTTTTGTCACCTCCCGCGAAGATACGCTTTCGTCGGTGGTTATCAATACCAATAAATTACTGTCGGAGCGCGGGGCAGAAATTGTGGTGCTGTCTTTGCCCAACGGCGCTTATCTGGGGAGAACGCTCGCGGTGCAGCCGTATGAGGAATATGCGCAGCGTGATATGGAAAGGCCGGCACGGGACGCCAAGATAGGAATGCTGCCTCCTAAAATTGCGAGGATGATGGTGAACCTTGCCCGAATGAGCCCGGGTGAGACACTGCTAGACCCTTTTTGCGGTTCCGGTACGGTGCTGCAAGAGGCGGCGCTTTTGGGGATTGACCGTCTTTTGGGCAGCGATCGTGACAAGAAAGCAGTTGAACGCACCCGCATAAATCTTGAATGGCTCGGCAATTTTACGTCGCAGATGAAGACCGCGTCATTTTCTATGCAATTAATCGCGTGCAGCATAGAAGAATTGCCTGCGCATATGCCCCAAGGCGGTATACATGCGATTGTCACCGAGCCTTACCTGGGACCGCCGCGGATAAAGCCATTATCCCCGGAAGAGGTGCCGCAGATGCGCATGGAGCTTGCGTCCCTGTATCGCCGCGCGTTTGCATCATTTACCCGAGTGCTTGCACCGGGAGGACGCGTGGTGATGATATGGCCGGTGTGGAGAGTAGCGGGGAAATCCGTATCAAGAACTGCGGTGGCGTTCCTCGACCTTGAGCGCGCGGCGCAGGAGGCAGGACTCGCTGTCATCGATCCGTTTCTTGAACATTTGCGCCCGGTCCCCGGCGCCGAGCACGGGTATCTCAAAGAGCGGCACTCGCTCCTGTATC contains:
- a CDS encoding helix-turn-helix domain-containing protein translates to MKIFRAKAIKQKETIGEILMRARERAHLTRAQAALAVGVQEHYLVALEENRWHDLPGVLYVRRYLEQYAKYLGVVPKTLLAQLKTQLIHDHWSSAPKPQSCTRAHLVVWPQRLRRIAMAAVLLAIVGYLGMQLIALTNPPPLAVDYPPDGFVTHLESITVSGSTEPEARLMVNNEAVTVRADGTFSVSLTLAKGVNYIHLSVARRFGRERILERRVVRDGATGMRVRQSAAP
- the rpsR gene encoding 30S ribosomal protein S18, which codes for MPFTSSPSQQSQPVEKHCYFCINNLHSVSYKDAMTLQRFVSHFAKIVPKRKSGLCATHQRKVARAIKRARIMGLFAFTK
- the efp gene encoding elongation factor P, giving the protein MAVLSSLNDIKKGIVLNYQGEPCIVMDASFMRMQQRKPVMQTKLKNLRSGKVIEYSFKPGERVEEADITRKKATFLYAQDSQYYFMDQETYDQFFINASEIGEGKNFLKEGQEVEVLRFDEMPISVQLPKKIDLRVTEADAAVKGDTASGNVTKEVTLETGATIRTPLFVKEGDLIRINTDTGEYTERVT
- a CDS encoding single-stranded DNA-binding protein is translated as MNLNKALLIGNLTRDPEARTTPDGTPVTTFSVATNLRWTDPSGNRQEKVEYHNIVAWRKLAEICGQYLRKGSKVYVEGRIQTRQWEDQQKQKRYRTEIVAENLIMLDRQTTPSNAAPSASPLEDQSPAAAAPQEPVINVEEIPF
- the rpsF gene encoding 30S ribosomal protein S6, coding for MRYDLLYILPSQTEETPSDEVKNKISDYLKSINATIIRDENLGRRKLAYPIQNQRHGYYGNIIFEAEASVLPKLKEVLSLETAITRYQIVQEEHTMGKKGKRRTRPHRFTAPMPVPTTASKITEKVSFEELDKKLEELISEEIA
- the recA gene encoding recombinase RecA — encoded protein: MPKIKTSSTDRSKGAEAAIHEIKERFGEGAIMRFGEARAKEVPAVSTDCLSLDIALGVGGVPRGRIIEIFGPEASGKTTLAQHIVAEVQRLGGIAAFVDAEHALDPEYARKIGVNVDELLISQPDTGEQALDIVETLVRSNSVDIIVIDSVAALTPKAEIEGEMGQQHMGLQARLMSQALRKLTAIVSKSNTIVIFINQIRLKIGVFFGNPETTTGGTALKFYSSVRIEVRRSAQLKSQERIIGHRTKAKVVKNKVAAPFRTCEFDIMFNEGISIAGDTLDTGLQFGVVEKSGNSYVFGEEKLGVGHEVARKFLKDHQEILKAIKARVWEKVREKEAAEAQEGMTATPAGEEEEAGR